CTCGCCCAGAGAGATCGTCAGGAACGGGCTGCCGTCGCCGCCGGACTTCACGGCCGTCAGCACGCCGGTTGCAATGTGGGTGCCGAGCAGGAGGGCCTTGTACATCGGACCGCTCGCTACGTCGTAGTTCTTCATGATGCTCAGGTCCGCAAGAGACGCCTTGCCGGCTCCTGATCCGCCCGAACCCGAGACCGAGGTGGTCTGGCTCGCCCCCCAGCTGAAAGACATCACGCTGATTTCGTTGGGGTGCTTGGAATCCACGGACTCACCGGGGATATCTGCGAGTTTGAAAAAAAAATCTACGGCCATGACTTCTCCTTGTTGTGTGAATGCTGCGGCTAATACTTCATGAATTGTAAAGACTGGTCGATATTCCGAATGCTCCCGCCATTACTTCGCGGGAGCCGGCAGATCCGCCACCAGCCTCAGAGAAACGGTCAACTCATCCAGTTGGAAATGCGGCCGCATAAACGCGACTGCGCGCAGCGCACCCGCATTTCCAGGAACCGACATGACCTCAATACGAGCCTCGCGTAAAGGCCGTTTTGCCTTTGCCGCCGCAGATCCTGTGTCATCCGCAAGCACGTACTGGTTGACCCACTGATTTAGGAACTTCTCTGCCTCGACACGGCTCATCGCGCTGCCGATCTTATCGCGCATCATCGCCTTGAGGTAATGTGCGAAACGAGACATCGCCATGATGTACGGAAGCTGGGCCGAAAGCCGGGCATTGGCATTCGCCTCCGGCTTGTCGTACAGCTTCGGCTTGTTGACGGTCTGGACGCTGAAGAACGCGGCCTTGTCCGTCCCCTTGCAATGAACCAGGGGAACAAAACCCTGATCGGCAAGCTCTTTTTCACGACGGTCGGTGATCGTCACCTCGGTCGGACACTTCAGCGCGACATCGCCCTCGTCGGTCGTGAAGTTATGGGCCGTCAGTCCTTCGACCAGGCCCCCGCCTTCCACGCCGCGGATCGCCGAGCACCAGCCGGACCGCGCAAACGAGTTCGTCATGCGTGCAGCCAGGCCGAACGCCGCATTGCCCCACAGATACTTCGAGTGGTCGCGGCCGTCCACCGCTTCCTCATACGCAAACGCTTCGATCTGCTTCGTATCCTGCCCGTACGGCTGGCGCATCAGGATGTGCGGAAGCGTCAACGCAACGTAGCGGGAGTCGTCGGACTGACGGAACGACTTCCACTTCGCATACTCGGTGCTGTCGAAGATCTTCGACATATCGCGTGGAGCGCCGAGCTGTGTGTAGTCGCTCAGGTTCATCAAGCCAGGAGCGGCAGCGGAAAGGAACGGAGCATGCGCCGCGGATGCGACCTGCCCGATCTTCTCGAGCAGCTCCAGATCTTCAGGACCACGGCCAAACTCGTAATCGCCGACCATCGCCGCGAACGGAGCGCCGCCGAATACGCCGAACTCCTCTTCGTAGACCTTCTTGAATAAGGCGCTCTGATCGAACTCCGGTGCACGCTGAAGATCGCGCAGCAGGTCTTTCTTGGACGCGTTCAGCACCTTGATCTTGAGCATGTCGTTCGTCTCGCTCTGATCCATCAGGTACTTGATGCCGCGCCACGTCGCTTCCAGCTTCTGGAACGAAGGGTGATGAATCACCTCGTTCAACTGGATCGAGATCAGACGGTCAAGCTGCGCGATGCGTGCGCTGATCGTCGCCTCGGCATCCTTGCTCAACGTCATCTGTCCTTCGAGCACCTGGCTGACGAACTCCTTCACCAGATCTTTGCCTCGCTCTAGATCGCCAGCCTCGCGGCTGAAACGGCCCTGCGCGACGATCTGATCAAGAAGGGAAGGCTCGCCCGTCTCGACTGCTTCTGCGGTGCTGGCGCTCGCCAGCGGGTTCGCTGCACTACTCATTTCCACCCTCCGGGGTCGTGCCGACTTCCGCACGAAGCTTGTTTCGATCTTCCGTGTTCGAAACCGCATCGAACAGCATCTGGTCCAGCTTGTCGTTGCCCTGCAGCGTGCCGCGCAGATCGGAGAGCCGCGTGCGCAGATCCAGAAGCTCCTTCAGCGGCTTGACCTGCTTCGCCACGTTCTCCGGCGAAAAGTCGTCCATGCTCTCGAAGTGAAGATTCACCTTCACCTGTCCTGCATTCGGGTCGTCGCTCAGCTTGTTGTCAACAGAGTATGCCAGGTGCGGCTGCATCCCCTTCAAAACCGTGTCAAAGTTGTCCGGGTTGATCTCCACGAACTTGCGGTCTTTCAATGCGGCCAGCGGAGTCTCAGGCTGGCCGGTCAGATCGCCCAGCACACCCATCACGAACGGCAATTCCTTAAGTTCAATTGCATTGCCGACTTCAACGTCATACGTGATATGAACGCGCGGCGATCTCACACGATCGAGTTTGTGTTGCGTACTCTCAGCCATGATGCTCCCCATCCTTGGTTTTTTTCGGTGCCCCTAACAAGACCACAACTCCCTGTGGAAGTCCAGCAGAAAATCCGCTGCTTCTCTTACCATTCGCTCGGGCCCGATGTGAGCGGATGGTAACGTCTTCTGTATCGTCTGGATGAAACCATCGCACCCACACGGGAACACAAGTCAGAGACTATCGCTGAACCTTCACTTCAGCAATGAGGCTTGCAACAGAGGTAACGCAGGGCCCTATTTCCTTTGAGGAGTGAACTCTATCGCAACCCGGTCCTCCCCTACAAGTAAATTTTTGAAGAGCCTTGAAGCTTCCTCTCCACCCATCCTCTCACCCCCAAACAATCGCCCTCTCACCCGCATCAAGAAGCGGTACAGTGATGCGATAAGCTAACAAGCGATCCTCATCGGTTCGGAGCACCTCGCATGCGACAGTTGCAGCCCGTCATCTGGTCCAAAGGCACCTTCCTGTCCCCGCAGCACCTGCAGTCGCAGGAACGCTTCGTCGAAGACACCGTGCGCTTCTATCTCGATTCGCTTGTCTCAAAATCCTGGGGCTTCCTCAAGATCCAGATCGACGCCAAGGCCCTCACCGAAGGCACGCTCACCATCTCTGTTGCAACCGGCATCTTCCCTGACGCTCTCCCCATCGACGTCCCCGCTTCCGATCCCGCGCCACCCTCCCGAGTCCTTGACGAATGTTTCCGCGACGGACGCGAGACCTGCATGTTCTACCTTGCCATCCCGCAGTACCTGCAAGGCGGCATGAACGTCTCACTCCAGCGCGGCCGCGTCAGCACCCGCTACCTCGCACAGCTTCAGATGACTCGCGACGAAAACAGCGGCAGCAATGAAAAGCCTGTACAGGTCGCCCGTAAAAATCTCCAGCTCCTCGCTGAAGGCGAAAACCTTGAAGGCTCCGTCCTCCTGGCCTGCGCGCGCGTCCTCAAGACCGAAACGGGAATGTACCACCTCGACCCAACCTACGTTCCATCTCTCATAGACGTACACGGCAACGAAACGCTCACCAGCATCATCCGCGGCCTGATCGAGCTCCTCGTCACCCGTTCCAGCCAGCTCTCCGGCAGCCGCCGTCAAAAGAACCAGACCCTCGCCGACTTCACCGCCTCGGACGTCGCCAACTTCTGGCTCCTCTACACCATCAACACCCACCTCCCCGGCCTCCGCCACTACCTCGAATCCTCCAGCGTCCAGCCCGAGATGCTCTTCGGCGATCTCTCCGACCTCGCCGGCGCGCTCACCGCCTTCTCCACCCAGATCGATCCCCGCGACCTCCCGCGCTACGACCACGACAACCTCGGCCCCTGCTTCATCGAGCTCGACCGTCTCCTCCGCATCATGCTTGAGACCGTCGTCCCCACCAACGTCGTCTCCATCCCCCTCAACCTCACGCGCGAGACCATCTACGCCGCCTCCATCGACAAGGACGCCTGGTTCGACAACTCCCGCTTCTACCTCGCCGTCTCCGCCGACATGCGCGACACCGACCTCATCGACCGCATCCCCAAGCTCACCAAGGTCTGCTCCGCCACCCACATCGAGATGCTCGTCCGCCAGGCCCTCCCCGGCATCAAGCTCACCCACGTCGAGCAGCCTCCCCGCGCCATCCCCGTCAAGCTCCGCTACCAGTACTTCAGCATCGAGCGCAGCGGCACCGCCTGGGAGGCCGTACAACGCGCCCGCAACTTCGCCGTCTACGCCCCCTCAGACCTCCTAAATCCCCAGATGGAACTCATCATCCTCCTGCCTAAAGCCAACTGAACTGGAGCTTTCAGGGTTTGATCGATGACTGTATTGCTTGCTCTCTTGCGATACACTCACGTCGTCCGCTGCACACGGCTCTTGCTGCATAAAGGAGAACACCATGCGCTCTCTTCGCCTGATCTATGCCTTTCTCTTTATGTCTGCATCGCTTACCTTCGCGCAGCAGCCCGCTACGTCTGGCATATTTGTGCTGCACAAGTTTGCGCAGCCCATAGGCAAAGAGACGTACAGCATCGCTGCAAGCGGCGATACGTATACGCTGCGCTCGCACTTCTTGTTTACGGACAGGTCGACACCGGTATCGCTGGAAACGACCTTCACGGCGCATACGGCGGACATGCTACCTCTGAGCTATGCGGCGAAGGGAAAGTCTTCGCGACTGTCACCGATGGATGACACGATGACACTTGCCGATGAAGCATTGCTGGTCAGTGCAAATGACAAGAAGACCTCGGTGACGCCGAAGGGGCCATGGTTTATGACCGATGGCTATTCGCCTGTCGCGATGCAGGAGCAGATGATGCGGTGGTGGCTGCTGCAGGGGAAGCCGGCGGCGTTCACGGCGTATCCATCAGGCGCGACGGTGCACATCCTCCCTGCTGGAGAGCTCACGGTGGAAGGCCATTTGTTGCATGGGTACACCGTTGGCGGACTGATCTGGGGGCAGGAGAGTCTGTGGATGGATGAGGCGCAGGACCTCGCTGCGCTGGTGTCGATCGATGCTGAATTCGATCACTTCGAAGCGCTGCGCGACGCGTTTGCCAACGATTTGAGCACATTCATATCCGCTGGAGTAAAGAACAATCTTTCGGCACTGAAGACGTTGAGCGCTTCGGCCCGCATGAGACCCGCCAAGGTGCTCGTGATCACGGGAGCAACCCTTGAGGATTCCACGGGTGTGGCTGCTGTCAAGGACTCGGTGATTGTGATGAGCGACGGTGTAATTACGGCGGTAGGATCGAAAGGGAAAATTAAGGTGCCGCGAGGTGCGACGGTGCTCGATGCGCGCGGCAAATTTGCAGTGCCGGGGCTTTGGGATGCCCATGCACACTACGAGCAGGTGGAGTGGGGTCCTATCTATCTCGCCGCAGGTGTGACGAGCGTTCGCGATGTCGGCAACGAATACGACTTCATCACAACGGTGCATGATGAGTTGGATCGCAAGGCAGATCCGGCGGTCGGGCCGCATTTGGAGTTCGCGGGCATCATCGACGGCAGCGGCAAGGACGGGAAACGAGCACGGTCGCTCGGCGTGGTAATTGCCGATACGCCCGAACAGGCGCAGATGATCGTTACGAAATACAAAGGCGCGGGTGCAAAGCAGATCAAGATCTACAGTTCGGTGCAGCCGGAGATTGTGAAGGCCATCTGCTTAGCCGCGCATGCGCAAGGGATGACGGTGACGGGGCACATTCCGGATGGCATGACCGCCGTGGAAGGTATCAATGATGGCATGGACCAGATCAACCATATTCAATACCTCATCCCCTATCTGGTAAAGCCCACGCTTGGCCCGGATGGCAAGCCGATACGCACGGCAGACGTCTTCCTCGACGTCACACAGCCGAAGGCGAAAGAGCTGCTGGACGTGATGAAGCAGCACCACACGGTACTCGATCCGACCATTGCGCTGTTTGAAACGCAAATTCACACAAAACCGATGAGTGAGTTAGAGCCGGGGCTGGACCACGTGGCCCCGCAGCTCTATGCAGCACTGAATTCGCCCGCTGCTCCGGCGGCTCGGGCCCACGCGGTGGATAACCGATGGAGTCTTTTTCCGGCGATGGTCGGGGCCGTGCATGCGGCGGGCATCCCCGTCATTGCAGGCACAGACCAGGCGATCCCCGGGTACTCGCTGCACCGCGAGATGGAACTGTATGTGCAAGCTGGGTTCACGCCGCTG
This region of Granulicella tundricola MP5ACTX9 genomic DNA includes:
- a CDS encoding Hcp family type VI secretion system effector, with product MAVDFFFKLADIPGESVDSKHPNEISVMSFSWGASQTTSVSGSGGSGAGKASLADLSIMKNYDVASGPMYKALLLGTHIATGVLTAVKSGGDGSPFLTISLGEVFITSVQVSGSSEVPMESVSFSYNTISTEYAQQDETGKLNVKAAINYNLKQNLVS
- the tssC gene encoding type VI secretion system contractile sheath large subunit, coding for MSSAANPLASASTAEAVETGEPSLLDQIVAQGRFSREAGDLERGKDLVKEFVSQVLEGQMTLSKDAEATISARIAQLDRLISIQLNEVIHHPSFQKLEATWRGIKYLMDQSETNDMLKIKVLNASKKDLLRDLQRAPEFDQSALFKKVYEEEFGVFGGAPFAAMVGDYEFGRGPEDLELLEKIGQVASAAHAPFLSAAAPGLMNLSDYTQLGAPRDMSKIFDSTEYAKWKSFRQSDDSRYVALTLPHILMRQPYGQDTKQIEAFAYEEAVDGRDHSKYLWGNAAFGLAARMTNSFARSGWCSAIRGVEGGGLVEGLTAHNFTTDEGDVALKCPTEVTITDRREKELADQGFVPLVHCKGTDKAAFFSVQTVNKPKLYDKPEANANARLSAQLPYIMAMSRFAHYLKAMMRDKIGSAMSRVEAEKFLNQWVNQYVLADDTGSAAAKAKRPLREARIEVMSVPGNAGALRAVAFMRPHFQLDELTVSLRLVADLPAPAK
- the tssB gene encoding type VI secretion system contractile sheath small subunit is translated as MAESTQHKLDRVRSPRVHITYDVEVGNAIELKELPFVMGVLGDLTGQPETPLAALKDRKFVEINPDNFDTVLKGMQPHLAYSVDNKLSDDPNAGQVKVNLHFESMDDFSPENVAKQVKPLKELLDLRTRLSDLRGTLQGNDKLDQMLFDAVSNTEDRNKLRAEVGTTPEGGNE
- the tssK gene encoding type VI secretion system baseplate subunit TssK encodes the protein MRQLQPVIWSKGTFLSPQHLQSQERFVEDTVRFYLDSLVSKSWGFLKIQIDAKALTEGTLTISVATGIFPDALPIDVPASDPAPPSRVLDECFRDGRETCMFYLAIPQYLQGGMNVSLQRGRVSTRYLAQLQMTRDENSGSNEKPVQVARKNLQLLAEGENLEGSVLLACARVLKTETGMYHLDPTYVPSLIDVHGNETLTSIIRGLIELLVTRSSQLSGSRRQKNQTLADFTASDVANFWLLYTINTHLPGLRHYLESSSVQPEMLFGDLSDLAGALTAFSTQIDPRDLPRYDHDNLGPCFIELDRLLRIMLETVVPTNVVSIPLNLTRETIYAASIDKDAWFDNSRFYLAVSADMRDTDLIDRIPKLTKVCSATHIEMLVRQALPGIKLTHVEQPPRAIPVKLRYQYFSIERSGTAWEAVQRARNFAVYAPSDLLNPQMELIILLPKAN
- a CDS encoding amidohydrolase family protein — its product is MRSLRLIYAFLFMSASLTFAQQPATSGIFVLHKFAQPIGKETYSIAASGDTYTLRSHFLFTDRSTPVSLETTFTAHTADMLPLSYAAKGKSSRLSPMDDTMTLADEALLVSANDKKTSVTPKGPWFMTDGYSPVAMQEQMMRWWLLQGKPAAFTAYPSGATVHILPAGELTVEGHLLHGYTVGGLIWGQESLWMDEAQDLAALVSIDAEFDHFEALRDAFANDLSTFISAGVKNNLSALKTLSASARMRPAKVLVITGATLEDSTGVAAVKDSVIVMSDGVITAVGSKGKIKVPRGATVLDARGKFAVPGLWDAHAHYEQVEWGPIYLAAGVTSVRDVGNEYDFITTVHDELDRKADPAVGPHLEFAGIIDGSGKDGKRARSLGVVIADTPEQAQMIVTKYKGAGAKQIKIYSSVQPEIVKAICLAAHAQGMTVTGHIPDGMTAVEGINDGMDQINHIQYLIPYLVKPTLGPDGKPIRTADVFLDVTQPKAKELLDVMKQHHTVLDPTIALFETQIHTKPMSELEPGLDHVAPQLYAALNSPAAPAARAHAVDNRWSLFPAMVGAVHAAGIPVIAGTDQAIPGYSLHREMELYVQAGFTPLEALQSATIETARAVGVEKESGSLEVGKRGDVLLLDADPMADIHNTRKVWRTVSAGAVYAPGALWESVGFKP